Proteins from one Ketobacter alkanivorans genomic window:
- a CDS encoding HypC/HybG/HupF family hydrogenase formation chaperone: protein MCLGVPGQIVSISDHKSHLAVVDISGVKREVNVSCVIGEREPIMELIGVWVLVHVGFAMSRLDENEARRTLALLSDLGEFQESLS from the coding sequence ATGTGTTTGGGAGTGCCTGGGCAAATTGTTTCGATTTCTGATCATAAAAGCCACCTTGCGGTAGTTGATATTTCTGGTGTTAAGCGAGAAGTAAATGTCAGTTGTGTCATCGGCGAAAGGGAACCTATCATGGAATTGATTGGCGTTTGGGTGTTGGTCCATGTCGGATTTGCGATGAGTCGATTGGATGAGAATGAAGCCAGGCGCACTTTAGCGCTTCTGTCTGATTTGGGTGAATTTCAGGAGAGCCTGTCATGA